Proteins from a genomic interval of Poecile atricapillus isolate bPoeAtr1 chromosome 1, bPoeAtr1.hap1, whole genome shotgun sequence:
- the LOC131592609 gene encoding ubiquitin-conjugating enzyme E2 L5-like gives MAGRIAKELEEARRWEGARDVRPLDGNVRRWGGLLLPNNPPYNTGSFRFELTFSPNHPLEPPCATLRTPIYHPSVDLEGRVCQPLTTHVHWEPTTRAIQVLQDLLLQLDSPDPQRVLRPDLARELQERPEEFWRRAEEHTRLHAEPRPHTHT, from the exons ATGGCCGGGCGCATCGCCAAG gagctggaggaggctcGGCGCTGGGAGGGGGCCCGCGACGTGCGGCCGCTGGACGGGAACGTGCGGCGCTGGGGCGGTCTCCTGCTGCCC AACAACCCCCCATACAACACGGGCTCCTTCCGCTTCGAGCTGACCTTCTCCCCCAACCACCCGCTGGAGCCGCCCTGCGCCACCCTCCGCACCCCCATCTACCACCCCAGCGTGGACCTCGAGGGCCGCGTCTGCCAGCCCCTCACCACCCACGtgcactgggagcccaccaCCCGTGCCATCCAAG tgctccaggacctgctgctgcagctggacagcCCAGACCCCCAGCGGGTGCTGCGGCCGGACCTGGcccgggagctgcaggagcGTCCCGAGGAGTTCTGGCGCCGGGCAGAGGAACACACCCGGCTCCACGCCGAGCCGCGCCCTCACACCCATACATAA
- the SERPING1 gene encoding plasma protease C1 inhibitor isoform X2, whose translation MPTKTFWLPLAWLVATATVAVTPVLTLEPSPSWMALLTETPTPPEPPARTPAPSEDVGASVLPTPSAHAGEPGWGVTDAPSPTAPEEAPEELDTAANDPAAVPTPGTSALPCPGDEEPSDTCGEPTGEQRAAVAEALVTFALRFYQHMAEAAQPDANLLFSPINVAVGLSHLLLGARGDTRERLAALLAYPQGLDCVHGALQQLASAPGLFSAAQIFHDPELHVRPRFLNDSLRFYGARPYALSGNESLDLQRINAWVREASKGLLPSLLSALPPEPSLLLLSAVHLRAAWRTPLDRKKTVPLPFLRPGHPPRKVPTMTSAKYPVASFSDSRLQVQVGRLELSGGLSLVVMMPRGPLEPLETLERVLDPTTFLALLRRAARTPPRATALSLPRIRLDLALDVVAVVHGMDFGLFLDAELCGLARGPAAVDTARHRAVLALDETGAEAAAAMATSVARSAPVLEALRPFLFVLWHDIGDFPVFMGRLSDPQP comes from the exons ATGCCCACCAAGACGTTCTGGCTGCCTCTGGCATGGCTGGTGGCCACAGCCACGGTGGCTGTCACCCCG gtgctCACTCTGGAGCCCTCTCCGAGCTGGATGGCGCTGCTCACAGAGACCCCGACACCGCCTGAGCCCCCTGCTCGTACCCCGGCTCCCTCGGAGGACGTGGGGGCCTCTGTCCTGCCCACCCCCAGCGCCCACGCCGGGGAGCCTGGCTGGGGTGTCACAgatgcccccagccccacagcgcCTGAGGAAGCACCGGAGGAGCTGGACACGGCAGCCAATGACCCCGCGGCAGTGCCCACGCCTGGCACCAGCGCCCTGCCGTGCCCTGGGGACGAGGAGCCCTCCGACACCTGCGGGGAGCCCACGGGGGAGCAGCGGGCTGCCGTGGCCGAGGCTCTGGTCACTTTTGCCCTCCGCTTCTACCAGCACATGGCAGAGGCTGCCCAGCCCGACGCCAACCTGCTCTTCTCCCCCATCAACGTCGCCGTGGGGCTCTCGCACCTGCTGCTGG GCGCCCGCGGAGATACCCGGGAGCGTCTGGCCGCCCTCCTGGCGTACCCACAGGGGCTGGACTGCGTGCACGGcgccctgcagcagctggccAGCGCGCCAGGCCTCTTCTCGGCCGCCCAGATCTTCCATGACCCAG AGCTGCACGTCCGGCCCCGCTTCCTCAACGACTCCCTGCGCTTCTACGGCGCCCGCCCGTACGCCCTGAGCGGCAACGAGAGCCTGGACCTGCAGCGCATCAACGCCTGGGTGCGGGAGGCCAGCAAGGGGCTGCTGCCCTCGCTGCTGTCCGCGCTGCCCCCCgagcccagcctgctgctgctcagcgcCGTCCACCTGCGCG CCGCCTGGCGAACGCCGCTGGACCGCAAGAAGACGGTGCCGCTGCCCTTCCTGCGGCCCGGGCACCCCCCGCGCAAGGTGCCCACCATGACCAGCGCCAAGTACCCGGTGGCCTCCTTCTCCGACTCCCGCCTGCAGGTCCAG GTGGGGCGGCTGGAGCTGAGTGGGGGGCTGAGCCTCGTGGTGATGATGCCACGGGGGCCCCTGGAGCCTCTGGAGACCCTGGAGCGGGTGCTGGACCCCACGACCTTCCTGGCGCTGCTGCGGCGGGCGGCCCGCACCCCGCCCCGGGCCACCGCGCTGTCCCTGCCCCGCATACGCCTCGACCTCGCCCTGGATGTGGTGGCTGTGGTCCACGGCATGG ACTTCGGGCTGTTCCTGGACGCGGAGCTGTGCGGGCTGGCGCGGGGCCCGGCCGCGGTGGACACGGCGCGGCACCGGGCGGTGCTGGCACTGGACGAGACCGGCGCGGAGGCGGCGGCTGCCATGGCCACCTCGGTGGCGCGCTCGGCCCCGGTGCTGGAGGCCCTGCGCCCCTTCCTCTTCGTCCTCTGGCACGACATCGGCGACTTCCCCGTCTTCATGGGCCGTCTCAGCGACCCCCAGCCCTGA
- the SLC43A3 gene encoding equilibrative nucleobase transporter 1, whose product MAGGAGLAKRLGTLLSGLLECGAFCGIIFGWASLVFVLKDLGYFEGLCQPSATPSPNASLGSDCSGQDEQFSLVFTIGSFMNNFMTFPMGVVFDRFGTTAARLIAISLYTGGTLLVAFSTPEMAVLLFPAMSMLSVGGILLILTNMQVGNLFGNYRSIIITLYNGAFDSSSAIFLIVKLLYEQGLSLRVMFLFLAACSAWHLLRTLFLMPRTRIPYPLPPDYDYGLQCRGRSRSYRAHKDKQAPGEAGAEETPLEPAAARGGDTPGTPFRACACSWLFAWHVAWLSVMQLRHYLFIGTLNPQLEHLAHGDHALVSTYTNAFAFTQLCGVLCAPWNGLILDRHKRGKGPRPEGILAALADLRSAVLSLVVTVAQCLLFSVFAAVPVLPVQFGTFVLQVISRSFLYGGNAAFLAIAFPPQHFGKLYGLAMALSALVALLQYPCVALVQGPLQGDPFYMNLGLIAVVLVAFVSPVVVARECQRRAKELGMAGAPLAAPASTEIHAETPH is encoded by the exons AtggcggggggcgcggggctgGCCAAGCGCCTGGGGACCCTCTTGTCAGGGCTGCTGGAGTGCGGCGCCTTCTGCGGCATCATCTTCGGCTGGGCCTCCCTCGTCTTCGTCCTCAAGGACCTGGGCTACTTcgaggggctgtgccagccctctgccacccccagccccaacGCCAGCCTGGGGTCTG ACTGCAGCGGGCAGGATGAGCAGTTCTCTCTGGTCTTCACCATCGGCTCCTTCATGAACAACTTCATGACCTTCCCCATGGGCGTCGTCTTTGACCGTTTTGGCACCACAGCTGCGCGCCTCATCGCCAT CTCCCTCTACACTGGTGGGACCCTGCTCGTCGCCTTCTCCACCCCAG AGATGGCGgtgctgctcttcccagccaTGTCCATGCTGTCAGTGGGTggcatcctcctcatcctcaccaaCATGCAG GTGGGCAACCTGTTCGGGAACTACCGCTCCATCATCATCACCCTCTACAATGGGGCCTTCGACTCCTCCTCCGCCATCTTCCTCATCGTCAAG ctgctgtACGAGCAGGGGCTGTCCCTACGGGTCATGTTCCTTTTCCTGGCGGCCTGCAGCGCCTGGCACCTCCTGCGCACCCTCTTCCTGATGCCGCGCACCCGCATCCCGTACCCGCTGCCCCCCGACTATGACTACGG GCTGCAGTGCCGGGGGCGCTCCCGCTCCTACCGAGCGCACAAGGACAAGCAGGCTCCGGGAGAGGCCGGAGCGGAGGAGACACCCCTGGAACCCGCCGCAGCTCGAG GTGGTGACACCCCCGGGACGCCGTTCCGGGCCTGCGCCTGCTCGTGGCTCTTCGCCTGGCACGTGGCCTGGCTCTCGGTGATGCAGCTGCGGCACTACCTGTTCATCGGCACCCTCAACCCGCAGCTTGAGCACCTGGCGCACGGGGACCACGCCCTGG TGAGCACCTACACCAACGCCTTCGCCTTCACCCAGCTCTGCGGGGTGCTCTGTGCCCCCTGGAACGGCCTCATCCTCGACCGGCACAAGCGGGGAAAGGGCCCCCGCCCTGAGG GGATCCTGGCGGCGCTGGCAGACCTGCGCTCGGCGGTGCTGTCGCTGGTGGTGACGGTGGCACAGTGCCTGCTGTTCTCTGTGTTTGCCGCCGTGCCTGTCCTGCCCGTCCAGTTCGGCACCTTCGTGCTGCAGGTCATCAGCCGCTCCTTCCTGTACGGCGGCAACGCCGCCTTCCTGGCCATCGC GTTCCCCCCGCAGCACTTTGGGAAGCTCTACGGGCTGGCCATGGCACTGTCGGCGCTGGTGGCCCTGCTGCAGTACCCCTGTGTCGCCCTGGTGCAGGGGCCGCTCCAGGGGGATCCCTTCTAC ATGAACTTGGGGCTCATCGCCGTGGTGCTGGTGGCCTTTGTCAGCCCCGTGGTGGTGGCCCGCGAGTGCCAGCGGCGAGccaaggagctggggatggctggCGCCCCCCTGGCAGCACCCGCCAGCACCGAGATCCACGCCGAGACCCCACACTGA
- the TIMM10 gene encoding mitochondrial import inner membrane translocase subunit Tim10 — translation MDPLRAQQLAAELEVEMMADMYNRMTQACHRKCVPPHYKESELSKGECVCLDRCVAKYLEVHERMGKKLTELSLQDEELLKRMQQGTGSA, via the exons ATGGATCCGCTGCGGGCTCAGCAGCTGGCGGCCGAGCTGGAGGTTGAGATGATGGCCGACATGTACAATCG GATGACCCAGGCGTGCCACCGCAAGTGCGTCCCCCCGCACTACAAGGAGTCGGAGCTGTCCAAAGGGGAATGCGTGTGCCTGGACCGCTGCGTGGCCAAGTACCTGGAGGTGCACGAGCGGATGGGCAAGAAGctgacagagctgtccctgcaggacGAGGAGCTGCTCAAGCGAATGCAGCAGGGCACCGGCAGCGCCTGA
- the YPEL4 gene encoding protein yippee-like 4 isoform X2 gives MTFTRSPARLIYILQGGHGGHGGTEGQGGHGDVVGTRWAGTCSGGSSASPVAGLTSEGRAVTSRRRWLRVTSRPRDESRYRDAAPGHAGPPPRPPRGQRRQRQRRQRGQRRAAAPLFHLLLPGGPGGAPRARPGGTAALGALLRCFPCERLCGGCAVPPGALPPAMPPPARRRLPPAARLPPRTFRSYLPRSHRTYSCVHCRAHLARHEELISKSFQGSHGRAYLFNSVVNVGCGPAEQRLLLTGLHSVADIFCQSCKTTLGWKYEQAFESSQKYKEGKFIIEMSHMVKENGWD, from the exons ATGACATTCACACGCAGTCCCGCGCGCCTGATTTACATCTtacaggggggacacgggggacacgggggcaCGGAGGGACAGGGTGGCCACGGGGACGTGGTGGGGACACGATGGGCCGGGACGTGCTCCGGCGGCAGCAGCGCATCCCCGGTGGCCGGGCTGACGTCGGAGGGCCGGGCGGTGACGTCACGGCGGCGGTGGCTGCGGGTGACGTCACGGCCGCGGGATGAGTCACGGTACCGTGATGCGGCTCCCGGGCACGCAGGgccccccccgcgcccgccccgggGACAGCGGCGacagcggcagcggcggcagcggggacagcggcggGCG GCCGCCCCCCTTTTCCACCTCCTTCTGCCGGGGGGCCCCGgcggagccccccgagcccggcCGGGCGGGACGGCGGCTCTGGGCGCGCTGCTGCGCTGCTTCCCCTGCGAGCGGCTGTGCGGGGGCTGCGCGGTGCCCCCCGGGGCGCTGCCCCCGGCCAtgccgcccccggcccgccgcCGCCTGCCCCCGGCCGCCCGCCTGCCCCCGCGCACCTTCCGCAGTTACCTGCCGCGCTCCCACCGCACCTACAGCTGCGTCCACTGCCGGGCGCACCTGGCCCGCCACGAGGAGCTCATCTCCAAG TCCTTCCAGGGCAGCCACGGCCGTGCCTACCTGTTCAACTCCGT GGTGAACGTGGGGTGCGGCCCGGCTGAGCAGCGGCTGCTGCTGACGGGGCTGCACTCGGTGGCCGACATCTTCTGCCAGAGCTGCAAGACCACCCTGGGCTGGAAATAC GAGCAGGCGTTCGAGAGCAGCCAGAAGTACAAGGAGGGGAAGTTCATCATCGAGATGTCGCACATGGTGAAGGAGAACGGCTGGGACTGA
- the SMTNL1 gene encoding smoothelin-like protein 1, translated as PGTPTPGTPTPGTPTPRTPTRGSPTPDTPPDPAAGPGPGSGEAATPQGGEGAREAGGDGGEGKDTRGEGEDTGGEGGCAGGEAAGDSGAEAPRGAGGDAGEAGEGGGNAEPGTAGGTGGGAEEGTGGEAAPAAAGNTRRRQEPTWLQDDDDELWPEFPPCSSPEGATSPTSPMSPTSPMSPTSPMSPASPASPTAGTTEDTGGSKRGAPERGARDKAAPGSLGQRLKLEGAGGRPRVGSRAQGRSAILEKFGGAAKGPAPHLRRSGGATTVKTMLLEWCRARTRGYAHVDVQNFSGSWGSGLAFCALLHSFFPDAFDFAALEPNARRENFALAFATAEERAGCAPLLEVEDMVRLPVPDAKCVYTYVQELYRCLVAKGLVKTKKR; from the exons CCTGGCACCCCCACCCCTGGCACCCCGACCCCTGGCACCCCGACCCCCCGTACCCCCACCCGGGGTAGCCCCACCCCGGACACCCCCCCTGACcccgccgcggggccggggccgggcagcggggAGGCGGCGACtccccagggtggggagggagctCGGGAAGCGGGGGGCGATGGGGGTGAAGGGAAGGACACGAGGGGTGAAGGGGAGGATACGGGGGGTGAAGGGGGGTGCGCGGGGGGAGAGGCtgccggggacagcggggcaGAAGCACCCAGGGGTGCCGGGGGCGATGCCGGGGAGGCTGGGGAAGGTGGTGGCAATGCCGAGCCAGGGACAGCCGGGGGCACCGGAGGGGGTGCCGAGGAGGGTACCGGGGGAGAAGCGGCACCGGCAGCAGCGGGCAACACCCGGCGCCGACAG GAGCCCACTTGGCTTCAGGACGACGACGACGAGCTGTGGCCTGAGTTCCCTCCCTGCTCGTCCCCAGAGGGGGCCACCAGCCCCACATCCCCTATGTCCCCAACGTCCCCTATGTCCCCAACGTCCCCTATGTCCCCAGCATCTCCAGCGTCCCCCACAG CTGGCACCACCGAGGACACGGGGGGCAGCAAGAG GGGTGCTCCAGAGAGGGGGGCACGGGACAAGGCAGCCCCCGGTTCACTGGGACAGAGGCTGAAgctggagggggctgggggacGGCCACGAGTGGGGTCCCGGGCACAGGGGCGCAGCGCCATCCTGGAGAAATTCGGAGG ggctgccaaGGGCCCAGCCCCACACCTGCGGCGCTCAGGGGGTGCCACCACGGTCAAGACGATGCTGCTGGAGTGGTGCCGTGCCCGCACCCGTGGGTACGCG CACGTGGATGTGCAGAACTTCtcggggagctggggcagcggCCTGGCCTTCTGCGCCCTCCTGCACAGCTTCTTCCCCGACGCCTTCGACTTTGCTGCCCTGGAGCCCAACGCCCGCCGGGAGAACTTTGCCCTGGCCTTCGCCACTGCCGA GGAGCGGGCGGGCTGTGCCCCGCTGTTGGAAGTGGAGGACATGGTGCGGCTGCCGGTGCCCGACGCCAAGTGTGTGTACACGTACGTGCAGGAGCTGTACCGCTGCCTCGTGGCCAAGGGGCTTGTGAAGACCAAGAAGCGCTGA
- the YPEL4 gene encoding protein yippee-like 4 isoform X3 yields the protein MTFTRSPARLIYILQGGHGGHGGTEGQGGHGDVVGTRWAGTCSGGSSASPVAGLTSEGRAVTSRRRWLRVTSRPRDESRYRDAAPGHAGPPPRPPRGQRRQRQRRQRGQRRASFQGSHGRAYLFNSVVNVGCGPAEQRLLLTGLHSVADIFCQSCKTTLGWKYVSAPQLGPPTCCRHCPATPTPVWVPQPLPWAPLVMPIPSMGTPGHTKPVLVTPPSPGEGSARRGMWGLTLCPPTQEQAFESSQKYKEGKFIIEMSHMVKENGWD from the exons ATGACATTCACACGCAGTCCCGCGCGCCTGATTTACATCTtacaggggggacacgggggacacgggggcaCGGAGGGACAGGGTGGCCACGGGGACGTGGTGGGGACACGATGGGCCGGGACGTGCTCCGGCGGCAGCAGCGCATCCCCGGTGGCCGGGCTGACGTCGGAGGGCCGGGCGGTGACGTCACGGCGGCGGTGGCTGCGGGTGACGTCACGGCCGCGGGATGAGTCACGGTACCGTGATGCGGCTCCCGGGCACGCAGGgccccccccgcgcccgccccgggGACAGCGGCGacagcggcagcggcggcagcggggacagcggcggGCG TCCTTCCAGGGCAGCCACGGCCGTGCCTACCTGTTCAACTCCGT GGTGAACGTGGGGTGCGGCCCGGCTGAGCAGCGGCTGCTGCTGACGGGGCTGCACTCGGTGGCCGACATCTTCTGCCAGAGCTGCAAGACCACCCTGGGCTGGAAATACGTGAGTGCCCCCCAGCTGGGACCCCCCACCTGCTGCAGGCACTGCCCGGCGACCCCAACCCCTGTCTGGGTGCCCCAACCCCTTCCATGGGCACCCCTGGTCATGCCAATCCCTTCCATGGGCACCCCCGGGCACACCAAACCTGTGCTGGTGACACCCCCAAGCCCTGGGGAGGGCAGCGCCCGTCGGGGCATGTGGGGGCTGACACTGTGTCCCCCCACCCAGGAGCAGGCGTTCGAGAGCAGCCAGAAGTACAAGGAGGGGAAGTTCATCATCGAGATGTCGCACATGGTGAAGGAGAACGGCTGGGACTGA
- the SERPING1 gene encoding plasma protease C1 inhibitor isoform X1, with amino-acid sequence MGSVGSRLWAGGARFSGRAPGTGTVGPGQIPRRPLDTQGSTRRAPSMPTKTFWLPLAWLVATATVAVTPVLTLEPSPSWMALLTETPTPPEPPARTPAPSEDVGASVLPTPSAHAGEPGWGVTDAPSPTAPEEAPEELDTAANDPAAVPTPGTSALPCPGDEEPSDTCGEPTGEQRAAVAEALVTFALRFYQHMAEAAQPDANLLFSPINVAVGLSHLLLGARGDTRERLAALLAYPQGLDCVHGALQQLASAPGLFSAAQIFHDPELHVRPRFLNDSLRFYGARPYALSGNESLDLQRINAWVREASKGLLPSLLSALPPEPSLLLLSAVHLRAAWRTPLDRKKTVPLPFLRPGHPPRKVPTMTSAKYPVASFSDSRLQVQVGRLELSGGLSLVVMMPRGPLEPLETLERVLDPTTFLALLRRAARTPPRATALSLPRIRLDLALDVVAVVHGMDFGLFLDAELCGLARGPAAVDTARHRAVLALDETGAEAAAAMATSVARSAPVLEALRPFLFVLWHDIGDFPVFMGRLSDPQP; translated from the exons ATGGGCTCCGTGGGGTCACGCCTCTGGGCGGGCGGGGCGAGGTTCTCCGGCCGCGCCCCCGGCACGG GCACGGTCGGACCTGGCCAGATCCCCCGGCGCCCGCTGGACACGCAGGGATCGACCCGCCGGGCACCCAG CATGCCCACCAAGACGTTCTGGCTGCCTCTGGCATGGCTGGTGGCCACAGCCACGGTGGCTGTCACCCCG gtgctCACTCTGGAGCCCTCTCCGAGCTGGATGGCGCTGCTCACAGAGACCCCGACACCGCCTGAGCCCCCTGCTCGTACCCCGGCTCCCTCGGAGGACGTGGGGGCCTCTGTCCTGCCCACCCCCAGCGCCCACGCCGGGGAGCCTGGCTGGGGTGTCACAgatgcccccagccccacagcgcCTGAGGAAGCACCGGAGGAGCTGGACACGGCAGCCAATGACCCCGCGGCAGTGCCCACGCCTGGCACCAGCGCCCTGCCGTGCCCTGGGGACGAGGAGCCCTCCGACACCTGCGGGGAGCCCACGGGGGAGCAGCGGGCTGCCGTGGCCGAGGCTCTGGTCACTTTTGCCCTCCGCTTCTACCAGCACATGGCAGAGGCTGCCCAGCCCGACGCCAACCTGCTCTTCTCCCCCATCAACGTCGCCGTGGGGCTCTCGCACCTGCTGCTGG GCGCCCGCGGAGATACCCGGGAGCGTCTGGCCGCCCTCCTGGCGTACCCACAGGGGCTGGACTGCGTGCACGGcgccctgcagcagctggccAGCGCGCCAGGCCTCTTCTCGGCCGCCCAGATCTTCCATGACCCAG AGCTGCACGTCCGGCCCCGCTTCCTCAACGACTCCCTGCGCTTCTACGGCGCCCGCCCGTACGCCCTGAGCGGCAACGAGAGCCTGGACCTGCAGCGCATCAACGCCTGGGTGCGGGAGGCCAGCAAGGGGCTGCTGCCCTCGCTGCTGTCCGCGCTGCCCCCCgagcccagcctgctgctgctcagcgcCGTCCACCTGCGCG CCGCCTGGCGAACGCCGCTGGACCGCAAGAAGACGGTGCCGCTGCCCTTCCTGCGGCCCGGGCACCCCCCGCGCAAGGTGCCCACCATGACCAGCGCCAAGTACCCGGTGGCCTCCTTCTCCGACTCCCGCCTGCAGGTCCAG GTGGGGCGGCTGGAGCTGAGTGGGGGGCTGAGCCTCGTGGTGATGATGCCACGGGGGCCCCTGGAGCCTCTGGAGACCCTGGAGCGGGTGCTGGACCCCACGACCTTCCTGGCGCTGCTGCGGCGGGCGGCCCGCACCCCGCCCCGGGCCACCGCGCTGTCCCTGCCCCGCATACGCCTCGACCTCGCCCTGGATGTGGTGGCTGTGGTCCACGGCATGG ACTTCGGGCTGTTCCTGGACGCGGAGCTGTGCGGGCTGGCGCGGGGCCCGGCCGCGGTGGACACGGCGCGGCACCGGGCGGTGCTGGCACTGGACGAGACCGGCGCGGAGGCGGCGGCTGCCATGGCCACCTCGGTGGCGCGCTCGGCCCCGGTGCTGGAGGCCCTGCGCCCCTTCCTCTTCGTCCTCTGGCACGACATCGGCGACTTCCCCGTCTTCATGGGCCGTCTCAGCGACCCCCAGCCCTGA
- the YPEL4 gene encoding protein yippee-like 4 isoform X1, with protein MTFTRSPARLIYILQGGHGGHGGTEGQGGHGDVVGTRWAGTCSGGSSASPVAGLTSEGRAVTSRRRWLRVTSRPRDESRYRDAAPGHAGPPPRPPRGQRRQRQRRQRGQRRAAAPLFHLLLPGGPGGAPRARPGGTAALGALLRCFPCERLCGGCAVPPGALPPAMPPPARRRLPPAARLPPRTFRSYLPRSHRTYSCVHCRAHLARHEELISKSFQGSHGRAYLFNSVVNVGCGPAEQRLLLTGLHSVADIFCQSCKTTLGWKYVSAPQLGPPTCCRHCPATPTPVWVPQPLPWAPLVMPIPSMGTPGHTKPVLVTPPSPGEGSARRGMWGLTLCPPTQEQAFESSQKYKEGKFIIEMSHMVKENGWD; from the exons ATGACATTCACACGCAGTCCCGCGCGCCTGATTTACATCTtacaggggggacacgggggacacgggggcaCGGAGGGACAGGGTGGCCACGGGGACGTGGTGGGGACACGATGGGCCGGGACGTGCTCCGGCGGCAGCAGCGCATCCCCGGTGGCCGGGCTGACGTCGGAGGGCCGGGCGGTGACGTCACGGCGGCGGTGGCTGCGGGTGACGTCACGGCCGCGGGATGAGTCACGGTACCGTGATGCGGCTCCCGGGCACGCAGGgccccccccgcgcccgccccgggGACAGCGGCGacagcggcagcggcggcagcggggacagcggcggGCG GCCGCCCCCCTTTTCCACCTCCTTCTGCCGGGGGGCCCCGgcggagccccccgagcccggcCGGGCGGGACGGCGGCTCTGGGCGCGCTGCTGCGCTGCTTCCCCTGCGAGCGGCTGTGCGGGGGCTGCGCGGTGCCCCCCGGGGCGCTGCCCCCGGCCAtgccgcccccggcccgccgcCGCCTGCCCCCGGCCGCCCGCCTGCCCCCGCGCACCTTCCGCAGTTACCTGCCGCGCTCCCACCGCACCTACAGCTGCGTCCACTGCCGGGCGCACCTGGCCCGCCACGAGGAGCTCATCTCCAAG TCCTTCCAGGGCAGCCACGGCCGTGCCTACCTGTTCAACTCCGT GGTGAACGTGGGGTGCGGCCCGGCTGAGCAGCGGCTGCTGCTGACGGGGCTGCACTCGGTGGCCGACATCTTCTGCCAGAGCTGCAAGACCACCCTGGGCTGGAAATACGTGAGTGCCCCCCAGCTGGGACCCCCCACCTGCTGCAGGCACTGCCCGGCGACCCCAACCCCTGTCTGGGTGCCCCAACCCCTTCCATGGGCACCCCTGGTCATGCCAATCCCTTCCATGGGCACCCCCGGGCACACCAAACCTGTGCTGGTGACACCCCCAAGCCCTGGGGAGGGCAGCGCCCGTCGGGGCATGTGGGGGCTGACACTGTGTCCCCCCACCCAGGAGCAGGCGTTCGAGAGCAGCCAGAAGTACAAGGAGGGGAAGTTCATCATCGAGATGTCGCACATGGTGAAGGAGAACGGCTGGGACTGA
- the RTN4RL2 gene encoding reticulon-4 receptor-like 2 — protein MRPPTARDLPPGGRPAALLLLAALVWVPGGAPACPALCTCYVSPPTVSCQANNFSSVPAGLPPGARRLFLQNNVIGALRAGTFGPSTVTLWLYSNNISSIQPGTFRHLPALEELDLGDNPHLRVLAPDTFHGLHRLQALHLYRCRLASLPSGIFRGLRSLQYLYLQENGLLYLQDDLFADLANLSHLFLHGNRLRALSEGVFRGLSSLDRLLLHANRLAAIHRRAFGGLARLTILYLFNNSLVALPGDPLAALPSLQFLRLNANPWACDCRARPLWAWFRRTRVSSSPVPCASPPHRRGTDLRHLRPRDFDACPEDDDDEEETEDGNGGGGNGVAVMGTPGRALGRPGTLPAAPPSAFYRDGLPPHDLRGPQPRPPPPSRDSRGPPEDASCPHDPCAPMAAAAPHRPPVLLPLLALILPRL, from the exons ATGCGGCCCCCCACGGCTCGGGACCTGCCCCCAG GCGGGCGCCCGgcggccctgctgctgctggcggcGCTGGTGTGGGTGCCCGGCGGGGCTCCCGCCTGCCCCGCGCTCTGCACCTGCTACGTCTCGCCGCCCACCGTCAGCTGCCAGGCCAACAACTTCTCCTCGGTGCCCGCGGGGCTCCCGCCCGGCGCCCGCCGCCTCTTCCTGCAGAACAACGTCATCGGGGCGCTGCGGGCGGGCACCTTCGGGCCCAGCACCGTCACCCTCTGGCTCTACTCCAACAACATCTCCTCCATCCAGCCGGGCACCTTCCGCCACCTGCCCGCCCTGGAGGAGCTCGACCTGGGTGACAACCCGCACCTCCGCGTCCTGGCCCCCGACACCTTCCACGGCCTCCACCGCCTCCAGGCCCTGCACCTGTACCGGTGCCGGCTGGCCAGCCTGCCCAGCGGCATCTTCCGCGGCCTCCGCAGCCTCCAGTACCTCTACCTGCAGGAGAACGGGCTGCTCTACCTCCAG GACGACCTCTTTGCCGACCTGGCCAACCTGAGCCACCTCTTCCTGCACGGCAACCGGCTGCGGGCGCTGTCGGAGGGCGTCTTCCGGGGGCTGTCGAGCCTGGACCGCCTGCTGCTGCACGCCAACCGGCTGGCAGCCATCCACCGCCGCGCCTTCGGGGGGCTGGCGCGCCTCACCATCCTCTACCTGTTCAACAACAGCCTGGTGGCCCTGCCCGGGGACCCGCTGGCTGCCCTGCCCTCGCTTCAGTTCCTGCGCCTCAACGCCAACCCCTGGGCCTGCGACTGCCGTGCGCGCCCGCTGTGGGCCTGGTTCCGCCGCACGCGTGTCTCCAGCTCCCCGGTGCCGTGCGCCAGCCCTCCGCACCGCCGCGGCACCGACCTGCGCCACCTCCGCCCCCGAGACTTCGACGCCTGCCCCGAGGACGACGACGACGAGGAGGAGACGGAAGATGGCAACGGCGGCGGTGGCAACGGGGTGGCGGTGATGGGCACCCCGGGGCGGGCGCTGGGTCGCCCCGGGACCCTCCCGGCCGCACCGCCCTCCGCCTTCTACCGCGACGGGCTGCCCCCCCACGACCTGCGGGGTCCCCAGCCCCGGCCGCCCCCCCCGTCCCGTGACTCCCGCGGGCCCCCCGAGGACGCCAGCTGCCCCCACGACCCCTGTGCCCCCATggccgccgccgcgccccaCCGGCCCCCCgtcctcctgcccctgctggcTCTGATCCTGCCCCGACTCTGA